A portion of the Flavobacteriales bacterium genome contains these proteins:
- a CDS encoding C1 family peptidase: MPIRIRKDKGTSNSRSSRPTYNRNSGNRGSGGGLALALVPMLINLFRKNPKVGIVLLIVGGILYFVMTRNGESGTNSAIANIVQSFAGTGLEMDEKVYDQAEVFEPLADNVKNPLPEKVSLLEYCPKRKNQGSQGSCVGWSSAYAARTIQQARATGADPNKVAFSPSFLYNQIALDGCQGTYLQRAMEVMKNGGSLPFSKFAYNEKSCSKTPTRQELIAASEYKTKGFNRLSKGGNNYHTDMLAIKQNLAQGAPVVIGMMVGGTFMSKMNGKTMWNPTRSDYNMSGFGGHAMCVIGYDDYKTKSEGAFQIMNSWGETWGKKGVFWIKYSDFKHFNREAYGLYPMGNATEVNTTELEAEIGIVYNETGQYIPFNYSDGILFKGANLLKVNKDFKVEITNSLACYTYIFGEETDGTSYVLFPYTAKHSPYCGITGTRLFPKDHSLYADSKGNKDHFAVVVAKQQLDYHLLNKAINEADGNSYQDKVYNTLKEELITDVKFKGGNTINFRANSTTQNMVAVVLEVDK, translated from the coding sequence ATGCCAATTAGAATTAGAAAAGACAAGGGAACTTCGAATAGTCGATCATCTCGACCAACATATAATAGAAATAGCGGAAACCGTGGATCTGGTGGAGGTTTAGCGTTAGCATTGGTTCCTATGTTAATTAATTTGTTCAGGAAGAACCCCAAAGTAGGTATCGTACTACTTATTGTTGGAGGAATTCTCTATTTTGTAATGACGAGAAATGGGGAGTCTGGAACGAACTCGGCCATAGCAAATATTGTTCAATCTTTTGCCGGTACTGGTTTGGAGATGGATGAAAAGGTTTATGATCAAGCTGAAGTCTTTGAACCCTTGGCTGATAATGTAAAAAATCCACTGCCAGAAAAAGTTTCACTTTTAGAGTATTGTCCTAAAAGAAAAAATCAAGGAAGTCAAGGATCTTGTGTGGGATGGAGTAGTGCTTATGCTGCGAGAACGATTCAACAAGCTAGAGCAACAGGTGCAGATCCTAATAAAGTGGCATTTAGCCCCTCTTTCTTATACAATCAAATAGCACTGGATGGATGTCAGGGAACCTATTTACAAAGGGCCATGGAAGTAATGAAAAATGGAGGATCACTCCCGTTTTCTAAATTTGCTTACAATGAAAAGTCATGTAGCAAAACACCAACGAGACAAGAGTTAATAGCTGCTTCAGAATATAAAACGAAAGGTTTTAATCGTTTGAGCAAAGGAGGAAATAACTACCATACAGATATGTTGGCAATCAAGCAGAATTTAGCGCAAGGAGCACCTGTTGTGATTGGAATGATGGTAGGAGGAACTTTTATGTCAAAAATGAATGGGAAAACAATGTGGAATCCTACACGTTCAGATTATAATATGAGCGGATTTGGTGGACATGCCATGTGCGTAATAGGTTATGATGATTATAAGACAAAATCAGAAGGCGCTTTTCAAATAATGAACAGCTGGGGGGAAACCTGGGGAAAGAAAGGTGTTTTTTGGATAAAATATTCTGATTTTAAACATTTTAATCGAGAAGCTTATGGATTATATCCAATGGGGAATGCAACAGAAGTAAATACAACTGAATTAGAAGCTGAAATTGGGATTGTTTATAATGAAACAGGCCAATATATCCCTTTTAATTATTCTGATGGGATACTGTTTAAAGGAGCAAATTTGTTAAAAGTGAATAAAGACTTCAAAGTAGAGATCACCAATAGTTTAGCATGTTATACTTATATTTTTGGTGAGGAAACAGATGGAACTAGTTATGTTTTATTTCCATATACAGCTAAACATTCTCCTTATTGTGGAATTACTGGGACACGTTTATTTCCAAAAGATCATTCATTATATGCAGATTCAAAAGGAAATAAAGATCATTTTGCTGTAGTAGTAGCTAAACAACAATTAGATTATCACTTATTAAATAAGGCGATTAATGAGGCAGATGGGAATTCATATCAAGATAAAGTGTACAATACACTCAAAGAAGAGCTGATTACAGATGTTAAGTTTAAAGGAGGAAATACCATCAATTTTAGGGCTAATAGTACAACTCAAAATATGGTTGCTGTTGTTTTAGAGGTCGATAAATAA
- a CDS encoding DUF853 domain-containing protein: MATEKKIEEFRKHIVEGNTFKKDSIVLGGAMLDGEPVADAKVKIPLKTLNRHGLIAGATGTGKTKTLQVMAEQLSLNGVPSVLMDIKGDLSGLAQPGESNDHIVWRHGAIGEAYQPQALPIELLSISNEPGTRMRATVSEFGPVLLSKILGLNDTQSGIVTIMFKYCDDHQLPLLDLKDLRKTLQYLNGEGKKEIEEEYGKISSVSISTIMRKVVELEQQGAELFFGERSFEVNDFLLTDKEGNGKISIIRLTDIQNKPKLFSTFMLSLLAEVYQTFPEAGDNDKPKLCLFIDEAHLVFEEASDELLDQIEVIIKLIRSKGVGIFFCTQTPTDIPNDVLGQLGLKIQHALRAFTAKDRKAIKQTAENYPLTDYYETDEIITQLGIGEALVTALNEKGIPTPLAATLLRAPITRMGVLTDQEIKEVIKNSELGDKYNQAVDRESAYEVLDRKIKRAQEEEHQAKLRKEQEKLEKERRKIRERESRRRTTTTTRRRGRPRKSATDKLIDKAGTTLVRELTRGLLGILGLK, from the coding sequence ATGGCAACAGAAAAAAAAATAGAAGAATTTAGAAAGCATATTGTAGAAGGAAATACTTTTAAAAAAGACTCCATAGTTTTAGGTGGAGCAATGTTAGATGGTGAACCTGTAGCGGATGCAAAAGTAAAAATACCGTTAAAAACGTTAAACCGCCATGGTTTAATTGCTGGTGCTACAGGAACAGGAAAGACAAAGACATTGCAAGTGATGGCAGAACAGCTTTCTTTAAATGGAGTGCCATCTGTTTTAATGGATATTAAAGGTGATTTAAGTGGATTAGCTCAACCAGGAGAAAGTAATGATCATATTGTATGGAGGCATGGTGCCATTGGAGAAGCATATCAACCACAAGCATTACCTATTGAACTTTTAAGTATTTCAAATGAGCCGGGGACTAGAATGCGTGCCACAGTTTCTGAATTTGGTCCAGTACTACTTTCAAAAATTTTAGGTTTGAATGATACACAAAGTGGGATTGTAACCATCATGTTTAAGTATTGTGATGATCATCAATTACCATTGTTGGATTTAAAAGATTTAAGAAAAACCTTGCAATACCTCAATGGTGAAGGGAAAAAAGAAATAGAGGAAGAGTATGGGAAAATTTCATCGGTTTCTATTTCTACAATTATGAGAAAAGTCGTTGAATTAGAACAACAAGGAGCTGAATTGTTTTTTGGAGAGCGTTCTTTTGAGGTCAATGATTTCTTATTAACAGATAAAGAAGGAAATGGGAAAATTTCGATCATACGTTTAACCGATATTCAAAATAAACCCAAGTTATTTTCAACTTTTATGTTGAGTTTGTTGGCAGAAGTCTATCAGACTTTTCCAGAAGCTGGTGATAATGATAAACCTAAATTATGTCTTTTTATTGATGAAGCTCATTTAGTTTTTGAAGAGGCAAGTGATGAGTTATTGGATCAAATTGAAGTGATTATTAAGTTGATTCGATCAAAGGGAGTGGGAATCTTTTTCTGTACACAAACTCCAACAGATATCCCTAATGATGTTTTAGGGCAGTTAGGATTAAAGATTCAACACGCTTTAAGGGCCTTTACAGCAAAAGATAGGAAAGCAATTAAACAAACTGCAGAGAATTATCCTTTAACTGATTATTATGAAACAGATGAAATCATAACACAATTAGGAATAGGAGAAGCTTTAGTTACAGCATTAAACGAAAAAGGGATACCAACTCCATTAGCAGCTACTTTATTGAGAGCTCCAATTACAAGAATGGGAGTATTAACAGATCAAGAAATCAAAGAAGTGATCAAAAACTCTGAACTGGGAGATAAGTATAATCAAGCGGTAGATAGAGAAAGTGCTTACGAGGTTCTGGATAGAAAAATAAAGAGAGCCCAAGAAGAAGAACATCAAGCTAAGCTAAGAAAAGAGCAGGAAAAATTAGAAAAAGAACGTCGAAAAATTAGAGAGCGAGAAAGTAGAAGAAGAACAACAACGACTACTAGGAGAAGGGGACGTCCTAGAAAATCAGCGACTGATAAATTAATCGATAAAGCTGGAACAACATTAGTCAGAGAGTTAACAAGAGGTTTATTGGGGATTCTAGGTTTAAAGTAG
- a CDS encoding DNA-3-methyladenine glycosylase I yields MKKRCSWSEKTESEIHYHDQEWGVPVHDDRLLFELLTLEGAQAGLSWATVLNKRTAYKEAFDDFDWEIVAKYGERKIDELLSNKGIVRNKLKVNSVVSNAKAFIKVREEFGSFDKYIWSFTNYKVIQNQWKTAQEVPARTSLSDSISKDLKKRGFKFIGTTICYAFLQGIGVVNDHTTDCFRYNELK; encoded by the coding sequence ATGAAAAAAAGATGTTCTTGGTCTGAAAAGACCGAAAGTGAAATCCACTATCATGATCAAGAATGGGGAGTGCCTGTTCATGATGATAGGTTATTATTCGAGCTGTTAACATTAGAGGGAGCACAAGCTGGATTGAGTTGGGCAACGGTGTTGAATAAAAGGACAGCCTATAAAGAAGCGTTTGATGATTTTGATTGGGAAATTGTAGCGAAATATGGAGAACGAAAAATTGATGAATTGTTAAGCAACAAAGGAATTGTTAGAAATAAATTGAAAGTAAACTCCGTAGTTTCCAATGCAAAAGCCTTTATAAAAGTAAGGGAAGAATTTGGTTCTTTTGATAAATATATCTGGTCATTTACTAACTATAAAGTGATTCAAAATCAGTGGAAAACTGCTCAAGAAGTTCCTGCAAGAACCTCTTTGTCTGATAGTATTAGCAAAGATTTAAAAAAAAGAGGGTTTAAGTTTATAGGAACGACAATTTGTTATGCTTTTTTACAAGGAATAGGAGTCGTAAACGATCATACAACCGATTGTTTTAGATATAACGAATTAAAATAA
- a CDS encoding GEVED domain-containing protein → MKKIILGLGMLAATASFSQISEGGLPTTFEKVVVGEKRAVKIDYQVVELAKPNLAQVMVDDAEDSEKGKPYRVSILQPVSLDILNSGTWKTLANGDKIWRLGIKIPDAQALSLYFSEAVAIPKGGKLHAYNANHSQFVGAYSANTPTFYAMEMIEGELITLEYYLPYGSTELPNIKIGNVAYYYRGVEDRVAAFREGQAVYKQHQSCEVDVACSEIAGWESQRDAVVHYSFVSGGNGYVCSGAVINNTANDCTPYILTANHCGEPTSNSNINNHTWYFNYQRPTCVPGNTAQYTGARSQTMSGGMLRSSSQLGNYVNTGANQVSGADFALIELNNNIPAAYNAYFAGWNRASSSPTSGVGIHHPAGDEKKISTYSSVAISSTYNSGWANAHWRVTWVSTANGHGVTEGGSSGSPLFNQNGLIVGHLSGGASFCTSPNSPDLYGKMNRAWDQEGTNANERLKPWLDPSNTGATSLAGAYSPCSGGGGSIDHCNATSTSCDEYIENVTLNTINKTSGCNNYSNFTSTSTTLSRGQTYTLNIGTAIVGSTNPAYTNDEVAAWIDWNNDGDFTDNGERVAYVLIANGASTSFTFTVPNSAASGNLKMRVRISYSPDDGPISPCGTSAYGEVEDYTVVIPGTNAIDELHFDLVKIYPNPTQENFTIDLQGLEDQITSIVVTDLRGRKLVNLSSVTANPVIDLLREPSGIYIVQLKTNFGTYSQKVVKF, encoded by the coding sequence ATGAAAAAAATTATACTTGGATTAGGGATGTTAGCTGCTACAGCTAGTTTTTCTCAAATTAGTGAAGGAGGACTTCCAACAACATTTGAAAAAGTAGTAGTTGGAGAAAAGAGAGCAGTAAAAATAGATTATCAAGTCGTTGAATTAGCGAAACCTAATTTGGCTCAAGTAATGGTCGATGATGCAGAGGATAGTGAAAAGGGGAAGCCCTATAGAGTATCAATATTGCAACCTGTATCATTAGATATACTTAATTCTGGAACATGGAAAACCTTAGCTAATGGGGATAAAATTTGGCGTTTAGGAATTAAAATTCCAGATGCTCAAGCTTTAAGTTTATATTTTTCTGAAGCTGTAGCGATCCCTAAAGGGGGAAAATTACATGCCTATAATGCTAATCATTCTCAATTTGTAGGAGCATACTCAGCTAATACTCCAACCTTTTATGCGATGGAAATGATTGAGGGAGAGTTGATAACTTTGGAGTATTATTTGCCTTATGGAAGTACAGAATTGCCTAATATTAAAATAGGAAATGTAGCATATTATTACCGAGGTGTAGAAGATCGAGTAGCAGCTTTTAGAGAGGGGCAAGCAGTATATAAACAGCATCAATCTTGTGAAGTGGACGTAGCTTGTTCTGAAATTGCAGGATGGGAAAGCCAAAGAGATGCTGTTGTGCATTATAGTTTTGTTTCTGGTGGAAATGGGTATGTTTGTTCAGGTGCTGTCATTAATAATACCGCCAATGATTGTACACCATATATTTTGACAGCTAATCATTGTGGCGAACCAACTTCAAATTCAAATATTAATAATCATACTTGGTATTTTAATTACCAAAGACCTACATGTGTTCCTGGAAATACGGCTCAGTACACTGGTGCTCGCTCTCAAACTATGTCGGGAGGGATGTTACGTTCTTCCTCTCAATTAGGAAATTATGTAAATACTGGAGCCAATCAAGTTTCAGGAGCTGATTTTGCTTTGATAGAATTAAATAACAATATACCAGCAGCATATAACGCTTATTTTGCGGGGTGGAATCGCGCTAGTTCTTCTCCAACTTCAGGTGTAGGAATTCATCACCCAGCAGGAGATGAAAAGAAAATTTCTACCTATAGTAGTGTAGCGATTTCTTCTACCTATAATAGTGGATGGGCAAATGCGCATTGGAGAGTAACTTGGGTTTCTACCGCTAATGGGCATGGGGTAACAGAAGGAGGTTCTTCTGGCTCACCTTTATTTAATCAAAATGGTTTAATTGTAGGACATTTATCAGGAGGAGCTTCTTTTTGTACTTCTCCAAACTCACCTGATTTATATGGAAAAATGAATAGAGCTTGGGATCAGGAAGGAACGAATGCTAATGAACGTCTAAAACCTTGGTTAGACCCTTCCAATACAGGCGCTACATCATTAGCAGGAGCTTATTCTCCATGTTCTGGAGGAGGAGGTTCTATTGATCATTGTAATGCTACTTCTACTTCTTGTGACGAGTACATCGAGAATGTAACATTAAATACGATTAATAAAACATCAGGGTGTAATAACTATTCTAATTTTACTTCAACTTCAACGACATTGTCAAGAGGACAAACTTATACCCTAAATATAGGAACAGCAATCGTTGGGTCAACTAATCCTGCTTATACTAATGATGAAGTAGCAGCTTGGATAGATTGGAATAATGATGGAGATTTTACGGATAATGGAGAACGAGTTGCTTATGTTTTAATCGCAAATGGAGCAAGTACTTCTTTCACTTTTACAGTTCCTAATTCAGCAGCTTCTGGTAACTTGAAAATGAGAGTAAGAATTAGTTATTCGCCAGATGATGGACCAATCTCACCATGTGGAACCTCTGCTTATGGAGAAGTTGAAGATTATACTGTTGTGATTCCAGGAACCAATGCTATAGATGAGCTTCATTTTGATTTAGTAAAAATATATCCTAATCCAACACAAGAAAACTTTACGATAGATTTACAAGGCTTAGAAGATCAAATTACTTCCATTGTTGTTACAGATTTGAGAGGTAGAAAACTTGTTAATCTGTCGTCAGTTACAGCTAATCCAGTTATAGATTTGTTAAGAGAACCTTCAGGAATTTATATTGTTCAATTAAAAACTAATTTTGGAACATATAGCCAAAAAGTTGTAAAGTTTTAA
- a CDS encoding META domain-containing protein, with the protein MKTILFSTLIILSLFSCKTKKGTTQTTKLEDSSWVVTHLGEKESSVKQTLVIEGDGVKGKGACNGFGGQLKLGENQVITISAIVATKMGCDQLSEEVKYFNKLQEAKTYSINKGELVLYNSDKKSLVKFKKMQ; encoded by the coding sequence ATGAAAACAATTTTATTCTCAACATTAATCATTTTATCTTTATTTTCATGTAAGACAAAGAAAGGAACAACTCAAACTACTAAGCTAGAAGATTCATCTTGGGTTGTAACGCATTTGGGAGAAAAAGAGTCATCAGTTAAACAGACGCTTGTTATTGAGGGAGATGGAGTAAAAGGAAAAGGAGCTTGTAATGGATTTGGAGGGCAATTAAAATTGGGAGAAAATCAAGTGATAACAATTTCAGCAATCGTGGCAACAAAAATGGGATGTGATCAGTTGAGTGAAGAAGTAAAATACTTTAATAAACTACAAGAAGCTAAAACATACAGTATAAATAAAGGGGAATTAGTTTTATACAACTCAGATAAAAAGTCGTTGGTCAAATTTAAGAAAATGCAATAA
- a CDS encoding heme-binding domain-containing protein has translation MKKVGLYTLIVSILIQFIGIDKTVPKVEGHLDFIEIELPPKDVEAFIKTACYDCHSYETKYPSYSAIAPISWSIGSHVSNGREHLNFSIWGNYEEAVQKDLLYKCYQQIGARQMPLASYLLFHEEARVAHSKLEGFYNWFKTKSENIKL, from the coding sequence TTGAAGAAAGTTGGTCTATACACATTAATTGTAAGCATTCTAATACAATTTATTGGTATAGATAAAACTGTACCAAAAGTAGAGGGACACTTAGATTTTATAGAAATAGAATTGCCTCCTAAAGATGTAGAAGCTTTCATCAAAACGGCTTGTTATGATTGCCATTCTTATGAAACAAAATACCCTTCTTATAGTGCTATAGCACCTATATCTTGGTCAATAGGCAGTCATGTTAGCAATGGAAGGGAACACCTCAATTTTTCTATATGGGGGAATTACGAGGAAGCAGTCCAAAAAGATTTATTGTATAAATGTTATCAACAAATAGGAGCTCGTCAAATGCCTTTGGCGAGCTATTTGTTGTTTCATGAAGAAGCAAGAGTAGCGCATTCGAAGTTGGAAGGCTTCTATAATTGGTTTAAAACAAAATCGGAAAATATAAAACTATGA
- a CDS encoding T9SS type A sorting domain-containing protein, producing GTPYNGTTVDGQNNISAYTSCAPQPENGKEKIHSITITQQSNLTAALTNLNGVDLDIHILSSCTTGGCLARHDHTATATNLAPGTYLIAVDGYGNTGTEEGSYTLTVTCTPTGGGCTPESNSINQTICQGDSYMFGGQQLSTAGIYTNTFTNTGGCDSVVTLNLIVNSTSNSSITQTICQGDVYIFGSQALSQAGNYTEVYTNSNGCDSMVTLSLQVEQSTTATISDTTCQSSYSFGTQNLTQTGTYTETFQSVAGCDSIVTLSLTMFTPTSAAIFDTICSGDSVQLGGQYYVSGGTYSEVFTANNGCDSVVTLNLTVQAIPMITINMVNGDLVSSIGNGYQWYLDGNIINGATNQQYTPTSNGVYSVLTTGFNGCVGEQVYNLQNVSIEDLGEKKVVIVYPNPNAGVFNVQSTEAFEFSISNALGEIIYQSTSKIQNHQLNLDLAKGIYYINIKETNKSIQLLIE from the coding sequence ATCAAATTTAACAGCTGCCTTAACGAATTTGAATGGAGTAGATTTAGACATTCATATTTTAAGTAGTTGTACAACAGGAGGATGTTTAGCTCGTCATGACCATACAGCAACGGCAACAAATTTAGCCCCAGGAACTTATTTAATCGCAGTTGATGGTTACGGAAATACAGGGACAGAAGAGGGAAGTTATACCTTAACGGTAACTTGTACTCCAACAGGTGGGGGCTGTACTCCAGAATCTAATAGTATTAACCAAACGATTTGTCAGGGAGATTCATATATGTTTGGAGGGCAACAATTATCAACGGCTGGTATCTATACCAATACTTTTACTAATACAGGAGGCTGTGATAGTGTAGTGACCTTAAATTTAATTGTCAATTCGACTTCTAATAGTTCAATAACGCAAACAATATGTCAGGGAGATGTATACATTTTTGGAAGTCAAGCTTTAAGCCAAGCGGGGAACTATACAGAGGTGTATACCAATAGTAATGGCTGCGACAGTATGGTAACGTTGTCATTACAAGTTGAACAATCAACTACGGCAACTATTTCGGATACAACATGTCAGAGTTCGTATAGTTTTGGAACTCAAAACCTAACCCAAACAGGTACTTATACTGAGACGTTCCAATCTGTAGCAGGTTGTGATAGTATCGTTACGTTATCCTTAACAATGTTTACACCTACAAGTGCAGCAATATTCGATACGATTTGTTCAGGAGATTCTGTACAGTTGGGAGGACAATATTATGTTTCAGGTGGTACCTATTCGGAAGTTTTTACAGCCAATAATGGTTGTGATAGTGTGGTGACTTTAAACTTAACTGTTCAAGCAATTCCAATGATTACAATTAATATGGTCAATGGAGATTTGGTTTCGTCGATTGGTAATGGGTATCAATGGTATTTAGATGGTAACATAATTAATGGAGCAACCAATCAGCAATACACACCAACCAGTAATGGGGTATATTCAGTTTTAACAACTGGATTTAATGGATGTGTTGGAGAACAAGTTTATAATCTACAAAATGTTAGCATAGAAGATTTAGGAGAAAAGAAAGTAGTAATTGTTTATCCTAACCCTAATGCAGGAGTGTTTAATGTGCAGTCAACTGAAGCTTTTGAATTTAGTATCTCTAATGCTTTAGGAGAAATAATTTATCAATCCACTAGTAAAATTCAAAATCATCAGTTAAATTTAGACCTTGCAAAAGGTATTTATTATATAAATATCAAAGAAACAAATAAGAGCATTCAGCTATTAATTGAGTAG